A stretch of DNA from Leptolyngbyaceae cyanobacterium:
TGATGGATTCGGAAGCTGTAGGGGAAAGAATCCACAGACGAGGAAAGCTTTCTTCTGTTAGACGTTCTTTTTTACGGTTTGCTTTTCGCTGTAACTCTGCGATGAGGGTTAAAAGTTTTGATAAGCAACCGTAGATATCTGTGAGAGAAGCTGCATTGCGGAACGGTTCAAAAACATAAGGCGTTGCTGCTAACTGACCCAGTAATCCTAATACTTCTGTGTTGGCGGTGGGGGAAAACCAAACGTCTATTTCTCTCACTTCTGCTGCTACCCGTCGAGGCACTTTTACCTCCCCAAAAGGTGCTAATAATTCTTCTAAATAATCTTTGGCAAATTGGTCGTGGATAAACCTTGTCATGTGAATTTTGTAACGATTTTAAAATATTAGGCTAGAAAGCGATCGCAATTCTGAGATCTTGCACCAGAGTCAGAAACCGGGTTTCTCGCAATTGGCTAAGCCTGAAAGCTTAGATATTTTGCATAGAAACCCGGTTTCTTTAAGCTTAAGCCTTGCTAATTTAGATGTTTTTCGATTTTGAATTAGTCATCAATTCAAAATCTTGGCATCCTAAGCACCTTCTCTCAACTTATCCAAAACTCCCCGATCTTCTAAAGTAGAAGTATCGCCAGTAACTTCTTGTCCAGAAGCAAGATTTCGCAACAACCGCCGCATGATTTTACCGGAACGAGTTTTCGGTAAAGCATCGCTAAAGCGAATTTCACCGGGACGCGCGATCGCACCGATTTCATTAACAACGTGCTTTTTCAATTCTTTGGCTAATTCTTCACTACCTTGATACGTACCTTCCAAAGTAATAAAAGCAACAATTTCTTCCCCTTTCAACTCATCTGGCTTACTGACCACAGCGGCTTCTGCTACAGCCGGGTGAGACACTAACGCCGATTCGATTTCCATCGTACCTAAGCGGTGTCCAGCCACATTTATTACATCATCTACCCGACCCATCACCCAGTAATAGCCATCTTCATCCCGTCTGGCACCATCTCCAGCAAAATAGAAATATTGGCCATCTTTGGGGGGAATGTGTTCCCAGTAAGTGCGACGGAAGCGATCGGGATCTCCGTACAATGTCCGCATCATACCAGGCCAAGGATGTTTCACCGTCAGATAACCGCCTTCGTTATCTCCCACCGGGTTACCATCCAAATCCACCACATCAGTGATAATACCGGGGAAAGGACGAGTAGCGGAACCTGGTTTAGTGGGAATTGCACCGGGTAGCGGCGTCACCATGATCCCGCCAGTTTCGGTTTGCCACCAGGTATCGACGATCGGACAACGTTCGCCGCCAATCACTCGGTAATACCACATCCAAGCTTCGGGGTTAATCGGTTCGCCAACGGTTCCCAATAAGCGCAATGAGGATAAATTGCGAGATTTGGGTAAATGTTCGCCAGCTTTGATAAAAGCGCGAATTGCGGTAGGTGCGGTATAAAAAACCGTAACCCCGTGCTTTTCAATTACATCCCAGAAACAACCGGGATTGGAAGCGCGAGGCGCACCTTCATACATCAGGGTAGTTGCGCCGTTGGATAATGGCCCATAAAGTACGTAGCTATGTCCCGTAATCCAACCGATATCAGCGGTACACCAATATACATCGGTATCTTTCAGATCGAAAATCCACTTGGTGGTCATGTGGGTGTATAAGTTATAACCACCCGTGGTATGGACGACGCCTTTCGGTTTGCCGGTACTGCCAGAAGTGTAAAGAACGAACAGCATATCTTCGCTGTCCATTTGTTCGGCGGGACAATCGGCAGAAACTCCTTTTTGCAAATCGTGCCACCAGTGATCTCTCCCTGGTTCCATGTGTATTTGCTGACTAGTACGCCGCACTACCAGCACGTCTTTCACGCTGGAAACGCCTTCCGACAAAGCTTTGTCTACTTGTTCTTTGAGGGGAACGATCGCATCTTTGCGCCAACCACCATCGGCGGTGATTACCACTTTAGCTTGTCCGTCAATTAAGCGATCGCGCAATGCTTCCGCACTGAAACCACCGAACACAACCGTGTGAGGTGCGCCAATTCTGGCACAAGCTAACATGGCGATCGCCGCTTCCGGTATCATCGGCATATAGATGCCAACGCGATCGCCTTTTTCCACCCCTAACTGTTTGAGTACGTTAGCAAATTGGCAAACTTCCCGGTGCAATTGCGCGTAAGTGAGAGTGCGCGTATCTCCCGGTTCTCCTTCCCAAATTAAAGCAGCCTTGTTTTTGCGCCAAGTAGTGAGGTGTCGATCCAGACAGTTGTAGGAAATATTGATTTTGCCATTGACGAACCACTTAGCAAAGGGTGGTTGCCAATCTAACACAGTGTCCCACTTTTGGAACCACTCTAACTCTCCTCCCGCCAATTCTGCCCAAAATTTCTGGGGGTCAGCTTTGGCCCGATCGTAAAGTTGCTGATACTCCTCCAAGCTCTTAATATGAGCATTTTGCGAGAACTCCCCTGACGGATGGAATAAGCGTTTTTCTTGCAGAATAGATTCAATGGTGGATTGAGACATGGTATTTAACTAAATATCTAAGTGCGAACTAATTGAATGGTAGTTTGAGATACCTTTTTCAACATACTTCTTTCCCAGACCAATTTATCGAAAATAATGTTGAGTTTTTTTGAGAAAATTGGCTAAAGTGTCCTCAATAGTAGGTTAGTGAAAAAAATTACTATGTATGATTTTGCAATTATTGGCGGCGGAATAGTTGGTTTATCTACTGGAATGGCAATTAGCCAACGTTATCCCAAAGCACGGATTGCCGTTCTAGAAAAAGAAAATAGCTGGGCTTATCACCAAACTGGTCATAATAGCGGTGTAATTCATTCCGGAATTTACTATAAACCAGGAAGTCTAAAAGCTAAACTTTCTCATACAGGTAACAGTTCAATAGTAAAATTTTGCCAGCAGTATGGGATTAACTATGAAGTTTGCGGCAAGGTAATTGTCGCTACCGCAAAAAAAGAATTACCCTTATTAGAAAATCTTTATCAAAGAGGATTGGCAAACGGTTTAAATATTTCTAAGTTGCGTGCAGAGGAAGTCAAGGAAATTGAGCCTCATGTTAGTTGTTTGGCTGGCATTAAAGTGCCAACTACCGGAATAGTTGATTATCGGCAAGTTTGTCAAAAATATGCAGAAATAATTCAGTTGCAAGGAGGGGAATTATTGCTCGGTACGAAAGTAGAGAAAATCGTACCAACCGATCGAGGTTTGATATTAGAAACAAATAAAGGTAATTTTGAGAGTAAGTTTACCATTAATTGCGCTGGTTTGTATAGCGATCGCATAACCAAACTCAGCGGCGTAAACCCAGAAGCCAAGATTATCCCATTTCGAGGAGAATACTACGAATTAATTCCAGAAAAACGATATTTAGTAAAAAATCTCATTTATCCAGTTCCCAACCCTGATTTCCCTTTCCTTGGCGTTCACTTCACCAGAATGATTGATGGGAGCGTTCATGCTGGGCCAAATGCCGTCCTCAGCTTTAAAAGAGAGGGTTACAAAAAGACTGATTTCGATTTAAAAGATTTCGCCGAAATTATTACTTATCCAGGGTTATGGAAATTAGCCGCTAAATACTATAGCGAAGGAATACAAGAAATTATTCGCTCTTTTAGTAAAACGATATTCGTCCAAAGTTTACAAAAGCTAATTCCCGAAGTTCAAGCAAATGATTTAATTCCCACTCACGCCGGAGTTCGCGCCCAAGCTTTAAAAGATGATGGTTTATTAGTAGATGATTTTTTAATCGTGAAAGGGCAGAATATCATCAATGTTTGTAATGCACCTTCCCCAGCAGCGACTGCTTCCATTGAAATCGGCAAAGCAATTACTGAACAACTTGATTGTTAGTTAGTCGTTTAAAAACCCAAGTTTTTCAAGAAACCGGGTTTTTAAATCATGACTAATTGGCGAACCTAAAATGAAAGCGCAACCAAGTTATTGCAAGTTTTGAAAGCCATTAACGAACAAGAATATTTTTAATTGCAATCTGAATGATAATTACGTACAAAAGAAACCGGGTTCAAAAAAACCGGTTTCTATAATTAATTCCCAGTAATCTCAATTTACATCTATGTTTATCTGTTTAAATCAATCGCAATAAATTACACGACTCAACTAACCATCATTACCTTTTCGCGTGTACGTAATCCACAAAATAAAACTTCGGTTCCAACCAAAACTTCAACCAACTATAAACCCCTAAACTCAATAAAACTAGCACTATCAAAGGCAACCCAAATTTTAACCTAATTGCATCCGGCAATACCGCTACCGATGGAACGCTAACCGCTACATACCCTAACAATAAAATTTGCATAAGTTTTATTCTGGAAAGCGCCGTGCGGCAGCTTTGGCAGTGCTGGGTATGCTGCCTATATCGGTCAAGCACAACCTGACGATTATCTGAGATTTCTTGTTTTTCTTGAACAGCAATTCCTACTTCATCCCAAGGTAACTTTCCAGCAGAATACTTATCGAACCATCTACGAAACTCTATTACGAAACGATCGGCACTTGTCGGTAGTTTATATGCCGTTTGCCAGTTCTCCTTCTGTTTTTTTTGTTGTAAAAAATACTCTTGCTGTTGGAGTAAAATCATATCTCCATCTAACACAGCATTGCGATTGGTAATATGATCCCACCAACGGGGAGTTAATTTAGATAACTTTTTGGCAAAATTACGCGAAAAATGGGCAACAATTCTAGATTTACCAGGAGTTGTAGGTATACAATAAGTAATTAAACCAGCTTGCTTTGTTTCACCAAATTTAATTGCATACTCTAACCGACAAGGCGGTTCAAAAGTAATCGAACCCATGCTAGTTGTAGCAGTAATTAAGTTAGGAGTAGATTCAGCGATTTTAATGGGAATTGGTCTAGCTTTTTCTCGATTTCCCTGTACTCCATGATGAGCAAAAGCTACGTGGCTGGGGTCAGCTACATTCTCTACTAGCGTTTGCCAATCGTACTCCAAATCTCTCACAAAGGAAGACCAAACAAATCCTTTACTGGCATCTATTTGCGGCGATAACGGTAACGGAACTGATTCTGCTAGGGCAGTTGAATTAACATCCGGCCATACCCATAATAAATCCTGTTCCTGACGAGTTGGTAGGGCTGTCGCACACAAATATTTTTGCTTTTCTGCCACCAATTCTGGACTTTCTGATTGGGGAATGCGGGTACAAATTCCTTCAGCATTGAATTCCCAACCGTGATAGCTGCACATCAAATTACCCGTTTTATCATCTATCCGTCCTTCGCTCAACGGTGCTAACCGATGGGGACATTGGTCTAAAAATACACTAAAAGTATCTGATGAGTTGGGTTTCCAAATTACCAAACGCATTCCTAAAATAGTTACTGGCGTTGGTTTGTTTACATCGAGGTCTTCAATTGGTGAAATAGGATACCAGTGTTGAAAAAAGTTGAATTCGGATGTCATTGGTTAGATATTTATAGGTTTTGTGATTATTACTGTAGCAATTTGGTAACACTTTAATTACCAATCCTCCTCTCCGTTCTACAAAGAGGAGGAATAAATTTTACTTTCTTCTGTGGAAGAACACAAGTAGGATAACGTTTCAACTTCCCACAAAAGGTACTGCTTCTCCATCTTCGGGAACTTTATCTACCTCAATCCGAAAAGTTCCTTCAAAACCCGTACCGCTAACATTAAATTCCCATCCTCCATTAATATAAGGAATTTTTTCTTCTTGTGAAGGTTGGAAATTGGGAACAGCAAATCGCTCATCTGCATGGAGATATAATATTAAGCTAGGTTGAGTTTTGGTTGGTAATAAAGCGCGGATATAGTATTGTTTTCGGAAAATCATATTATCTGAAAAACCAATGCCATATAAATCCCGTTCTCCTACGTAAAAATCTAGTCGCATCACCATATCTTTAGTAGTGATACTTTCATCTTCAAGAATTGGCGTCACGTCTAAATAACCTTCCCAAATTAATTTGCGATCGTCACCCCAAGGAAAAGCTAATTCTTGATTGTTTTCGCTAAAGTTAATATTTTTATCTAATGGATTAAATTTAGTGAAAGGCCCATAGCAATTTTCCGCTTCTTTACTTTGGTGAAAAAGCTCAAAGTCTACCCGACGAGGTTTGATGCAAACACCTAAATAAAACTCGCTTTTTCCAAAGAAATCTTTACCGCGAGTAACCTTTCCTTGCACTAATCGTAAACGAGTTCGCACGTTACCGAAAAAGAAACGAGTGGCGATTTCAAAAGTTTCTCGCGAAGTTAAAATCGAATCTGGGCCACCATGACATTTATGGATAAAAGTGCGTACAGAACTGGGAATTTGTGCGGCATTATGTTTTACTAAACCATCGCTGCGGTTGTAGCTTGGCCCAAATTCTTCTAATAAGGAAACCATACGATTTAGTCGAGAAGAAACTGCGTTATTGTAGGTGCGATAATTAGTTCCTACAATGGTTAGCAATCGATGTAATGGGAAGTATTTATGGAAATGTTTATAGGAAATAGGATTTTTTTCATCTGCCATAAAACTGGGATTAAAATGCTTAAAGTCTTCAGCAGCAGCAATATTTAACCAATTTTGAAGAAGTTGGAAACTAACACCCTGGTGTGGTGTACCGAGAGTAACTATTTTATTAATGTAATCTTCTGCTTTTCTCTTTTGGTTGGGGTAAGTCCGTTGCACTGCTTCTTGTACTAAAAGTCCGCCCATAGAATGGGCAATTATATTAACTTTTGGTTGAAAATTGGTGGTCATCCCTGTCAATTCAATGATAAAATCAATCAAGCGTACAAGTGCTTTTCCATAAGTTTCGTAAACGCGATCGTCTAAATCATAGTAACGAAATACCCAAATAGAACGTAGCGGATCTTGGGTGGTTTCCAGTAAGTGTAACGCCATCGCAGGATCGATAATTATTTTATCCTGAGAAAAATACCCTAGTTCCTGCAAGCGCGTAAATTTTTTGACAATATTTGTATTCGTTGAACGCTTGAGTTTATCTGGCAATATTGGTTCTCGGTCTATGATTTTGCTATAATAACCAACCACGTTAGTAGCGTCTTGGTACTTCCAATTGGATTTCATAAACCGCAGGATTAAACCTTCGTAGATATAATTTTCTCCTTGTTTTTGCGGATAAACCGTGCCTTCCGTAAATCCTTGGTAAGCATTCTTTTTCTCATCAGCAGTATCGAAACCACCAAAACCTCGAATTAAAATCAACGGTAAAGCACGGCGAGTGGGTTCAGACATCGTAATCTCCAATACAACTAATCCATTTTGGGTATAGATTTACCCAAAACTATTTTGCATTCAGTTCAGTATTGGAACAGGCTATTGTTGCAATTTGCTACAAAACAAGGTGGGAAATATATACTGAGACTCTTGTTATTCTGGCTTTTTGTGCCAGTTGCCATCCTCGCCTTTTTCATATTTGTGCTTTACAGCACTCCATGCCACTTTAAAAGCTGTTTCTTCCTCGTCGTACTCTTCACAAGCGCTGTTAAAGGATGCCATAAAGATTTCTTGGGCGTGTTTGGGTAGGCGATCTTTGACGGCATCTGGTAAATCTGCCAGTTTTTGATAAGGCATACTTAAATTTTCCTTGCTAAATCTAATACAAAGTTCCATCGAGCGAGCATAAAATTCATGTGTCTTACGGCTTATTTCTCAAATAGGAGAATTTAACAGTTAAATTTTCCGCTACAACCCCCGATCGACAGGTATATTAAAGTCAGTTTTTGCTTTTAGATTATTTTACGGTTAAGGAGGGAGGCTTAATTTTATGTCATGGATGCCCTTAAATCACCGCATTAATCATCTACCAATGATTCTGGCAGGGCCTATTTTACGGCGTACAGATCCAGATGGAGTTACCGTCTGGGTGGCGTTAAAAGAAGCGAGCAAAGTTACTCTGAAAGTTTACTCTACCCATGAAGGTAAAGGTGAAATTCTCGATCGCGAAATACTAATTGGTAATCGTTTTACCGTTCAAATAGGCAAATATCTGCACGTAGTTGCAGTAACCGCCAAACCGAGTAAATCCGATCGTTTACAGCCCGCACAAATTTATGCTTACAATATAGAATTCGACAATTGCGAGCTTTTACAAGCTTTAATTTCTGAACCTGATTTTCCTAATGCTAACATTAGCTATTTCAACCATCAATTACCTACCTTTGCCATGCCGCCAGACGATTTAAATAATTTGAAAATCGTACATGGTTCTTGTCGTAAACCGCATGGTGGTGGAAAAGATGCTTTAACTATATTAGATGATTTGATTTTGGATACTGCCGATCGCGCAAACGATCGACCTCAGCAACTTTTTTTGACCGGAGATCAAATTTACGGCGATGATGTGGCAGATGCGTTGCTTTGGGCGCTGACAGATGCTGGAGACACCCTATTAGGTTGGCAAGAAAAGTTACCGCTTAAAGAACATTTGATAGATAGCGATCGCTATTTGAATCCAAGCGAACTAAAACCGGGACAACGCAGCGATCTAGCCAGAGATTACGGCGGTTTCACTGCTATGTTAATTAATAAACCTGAAAAAGCTAAAAGCCATTTGTTTGGTTTAGGTGAATATTATGCTATGTATTTGTTTGTCTGGTCACCCGTTCTTTGGCCACAAGAACTACCCAAACCCAAAGATGTTCATCCTAATTTTCAGCCGGATAAATTATGGGAAAAGGAAGCGTTTATCGTGCAAGGCTTTGGGCGTGATTTGTGGAGGGTCAGGCGTTCTTTAGCGAACGTTCCTACTTACATGATTTGTGACGATCATGATATCAGCGATGATTGGTATCTCAATCGAGAGTGGTGTAATCGAGTGATATCTAAACCGCTTGGTAGGCGAACTTTGCAAAATGGTTTATTAGCTTATGCTATATTCCAAGCTTGGGGAAATACTCCCGAAAAATTTCAAAAAGAGCAATTGGGAGAAGCATTATTAAAGAATGCAGAAAAATGGTATTTATCAGATGGCAAGGATATCGTTGCTTGGGACAAATTAGCCAAGTATTTAGGTATACCAGATTTAAATCCTCAAACAAAATTACCTAAATTTGAAGAAGATGAAGATCATTTAATTTTAGAGCGAAATTACGTAGATGAAATTCAACCGATAGCTTGGTATTATACAATTAGAAGTTTTAAACATGAAGTAATCGTTCTGGATACGCGCACTTGGCGAGGCTATGCCAAAGGTGACGATAAAACCACCGAACCGCCAATGTTATTAAGTCATATTGCTTTTGAAAAACAAATCAAGCAACCTTTGCAAGAACAAGAAAATACGGATAGCAAAGTAACTTTAATTGTCGTACCAACTAATTTAGTTAGTTTGCGGATTATTGATATAGTTCAAGAAACAGATTTAGAGAAAGGAAGAGTTTTTAATAGCGATGCGGGGGACTCGTGGAATTTTCACGAAGCAGCTTTTTCTATGCTGTTAGCGGAAATGTTTAAAAATCGCGATCGCGTAATCATCCTTTCCGGCGATATCCACTACAGCGCAGCCGTTCGCCTCAGTTATTGGTGTAACTCTCATTTTGGCGAATCAAGTAGTAGTAGCAATACCCCCGAATCATCCCATGTCCTCGCCCAGCTAACTTCCAGTGCTTTCAAAAATGCCGAACTTTCCACCCAAATCGCCCACACAAAAGCTAAATCTCTTTTCCCAGAACAGCCCCAATATTGGGCAGGATGGAACAAATCACCGCACTTAATAGAAATTCAAATCATCCAAGAAAAAGTACGTACCTTAGACGTACAACTACCAGAAAAAAAACCACTCGTTCGCCAAATTGGTTATATGCTTGGTAATCATCAAGTAGCTTGGAAAATTGCCATCAAAGATATTCAATCTTTACCTGATTGGCGTTACCGCATTGAATGGATAAAACGGCAAAAATCTCAAGAACCAAATTGGCAAAAAAAGCAGATATTTGTTAACTATTCTCATTCAAATAACTTAAAAGATATTGTTTCCTTACTTTGGCGCAATCGCTGGTTTCAAGAAGGAGAAGAAGTAATCGGTTCCGGCAATATCTCATTAGTTAGCTTTCAATGGCCAGAAAATAATGATAATAAAGCAGTAATTCAAGATGTTTATTGGTATCCCGCGTGGAAACCTTATTCTGTTGTTTATAGCAGATATTTTGTATCCTTAAATTTAGATAACCCACCACCACCCCCAAGAGTAATTTATCCATAATTCGTAGGGTGCGTTAGCGACAGCGTAACGCACCACCATACTAATTGGGTTTTGAGATTTGTAGGTTGGGTTGAGCGATAGCGAAACCCAACAAATACCTGTTGAATGTTGGGTTCCGTTCCTCAACCCAACCTACTAAATATCAAGTTTGAGCTTTATTCGTGAGTCGTACCATCAGGCATGATAGCACCAGATAGCTTTGCATTTTCCAGGTTGACGCCAGTTACTTTTGCTGCTTTTAAATTAGCTTTTTCTAAGTTCGCATAACTTAAATTTGCGCCCCGAAGGTCTGTTGAAGTTAAATTTGCATTACTCAAATTACTAGAGGAAAAACTTCCTCCGCAGATATTTACACCACTCAAGTTTACGCCGCTCAAATTTGCTCCATTAAAGTTTACTCCTACCAAACTTACCTCAGATAAGTTAGCACCACTTAGGTTGGTAGAGCTTAAATTTGCTTGGGTTAGTTTAGCTTTATACAAATCTGCACCATTTAAATTAGCACTCCTTAAATCAGCGCCGCTTAAGTTAGCACTGGTTAGGGTTGATGTAGTTAAATTAGCCCCAACTAAATAGGTCTTAGTTAGGTTTGAGCCACTTAAATTAGCTGTAGTTAAATTAGTGCTTTCTAACCTAGCACTAGAAAGATTCGCTCCACTTAAATCAGCCCCAGTTAAGTTAGCACCATAAAAACTTGTCTCTGTCAAATTTGCTTTGCTTAGATTTGTATCCAGCAGTTTTGTACGTTGTAACTTTGCTTTAGTTAAATTTGCATTACTAAAATTAACTTCAATTAACCATGCGTCATTCAAATCTGTTTCAATCAAATTAGACCCTTGTAAATTAGCCCCATTTAAATTGATCCCCACTAGAGACTTTCCACTTAAATCCACTCCAGCCAGATTAATTCCCGTAAAGTCTCGTTCTCCCTCCTTATAACGCTTCAAAAATTCTTCAACATTCATTACTGGTTCTTCACTATTTTCAGTCGAATCGCTAATATTCTCATTTTCATCTACTGCTAAATTAGCGTTACTTACAACATTAGCAACAACTTCTTCACTAATAGGTTGAATATTCACAACTTTCGTATCAGTAGAAGCTGCTAAAGATGATTGACTCTTGTTAGATAATGACTGCTTTATTTGTTCTTCTCGTAATTTGCGATCGATTCTTTCCAGTTCCCGATTTATCCTATCCAATTCATCGTCAGGATTAACCGAAACGCTCTCTTCAGTTTTAGATGTATTGATAACATTACTCGCACCCGCCCCTCCATTAACACTATTTCGCAATTCCTCAAACTCTCGCTGCAAACTTTCTAACTGCTGTAATTCAGGGCGATTCTTAAATTCTTCTATTAAATTATCTAACAAGCGTTTCAGTTTTAATAAATGTTGTTTAAAAGCACTTTGCTCTTGTTCCAGCTTTTCAATTTTCGCCGCCAGAGAAGCCAAATCAAATTTTTGCTCGGACATATTGTTAAATTCTAAATAATTAAACTTATTTTCTCTAATTTATTTATTACAGCAAAAGAGAATAAATACTTAAATATTCCTTACCTGCTACTACTATTTTTGCTTTTTCCCAGGTTCTATGTTGTGCGTGGAGGCTCTGCCTCTTTATGATATAGGAGGCAGAGCCTCAATATCTACGTTACTACGCAGAAACCTGGTAACGAGACGAATGTTATTTGTACCCTCGAATATAAGTAGGATGCGTTAGCTTAAGCGTAACGCACCATCATACTTA
This window harbors:
- the acs gene encoding acetate--CoA ligase codes for the protein MSQSTIESILQEKRLFHPSGEFSQNAHIKSLEEYQQLYDRAKADPQKFWAELAGGELEWFQKWDTVLDWQPPFAKWFVNGKINISYNCLDRHLTTWRKNKAALIWEGEPGDTRTLTYAQLHREVCQFANVLKQLGVEKGDRVGIYMPMIPEAAIAMLACARIGAPHTVVFGGFSAEALRDRLIDGQAKVVITADGGWRKDAIVPLKEQVDKALSEGVSSVKDVLVVRRTSQQIHMEPGRDHWWHDLQKGVSADCPAEQMDSEDMLFVLYTSGSTGKPKGVVHTTGGYNLYTHMTTKWIFDLKDTDVYWCTADIGWITGHSYVLYGPLSNGATTLMYEGAPRASNPGCFWDVIEKHGVTVFYTAPTAIRAFIKAGEHLPKSRNLSSLRLLGTVGEPINPEAWMWYYRVIGGERCPIVDTWWQTETGGIMVTPLPGAIPTKPGSATRPFPGIITDVVDLDGNPVGDNEGGYLTVKHPWPGMMRTLYGDPDRFRRTYWEHIPPKDGQYFYFAGDGARRDEDGYYWVMGRVDDVINVAGHRLGTMEIESALVSHPAVAEAAVVSKPDELKGEEIVAFITLEGTYQGSEELAKELKKHVVNEIGAIARPGEIRFSDALPKTRSGKIMRRLLRNLASGQEVTGDTSTLEDRGVLDKLREGA
- the lhgO gene encoding L-2-hydroxyglutarate oxidase, with the protein product MYDFAIIGGGIVGLSTGMAISQRYPKARIAVLEKENSWAYHQTGHNSGVIHSGIYYKPGSLKAKLSHTGNSSIVKFCQQYGINYEVCGKVIVATAKKELPLLENLYQRGLANGLNISKLRAEEVKEIEPHVSCLAGIKVPTTGIVDYRQVCQKYAEIIQLQGGELLLGTKVEKIVPTDRGLILETNKGNFESKFTINCAGLYSDRITKLSGVNPEAKIIPFRGEYYELIPEKRYLVKNLIYPVPNPDFPFLGVHFTRMIDGSVHAGPNAVLSFKREGYKKTDFDLKDFAEIITYPGLWKLAAKYYSEGIQEIIRSFSKTIFVQSLQKLIPEVQANDLIPTHAGVRAQALKDDGLLVDDFLIVKGQNIINVCNAPSPAATASIEIGKAITEQLDC
- a CDS encoding Rieske 2Fe-2S domain-containing protein, producing the protein MTSEFNFFQHWYPISPIEDLDVNKPTPVTILGMRLVIWKPNSSDTFSVFLDQCPHRLAPLSEGRIDDKTGNLMCSYHGWEFNAEGICTRIPQSESPELVAEKQKYLCATALPTRQEQDLLWVWPDVNSTALAESVPLPLSPQIDASKGFVWSSFVRDLEYDWQTLVENVADPSHVAFAHHGVQGNREKARPIPIKIAESTPNLITATTSMGSITFEPPCRLEYAIKFGETKQAGLITYCIPTTPGKSRIVAHFSRNFAKKLSKLTPRWWDHITNRNAVLDGDMILLQQQEYFLQQKKQKENWQTAYKLPTSADRFVIEFRRWFDKYSAGKLPWDEVGIAVQEKQEISDNRQVVLDRYRQHTQHCQSCRTALSRIKLMQILLLGYVAVSVPSVAVLPDAIRLKFGLPLIVLVLLSLGVYSWLKFWLEPKFYFVDYVHAKR
- a CDS encoding ChaB family protein, with amino-acid sequence MPYQKLADLPDAVKDRLPKHAQEIFMASFNSACEEYDEEETAFKVAWSAVKHKYEKGEDGNWHKKPE
- a CDS encoding PhoD-like phosphatase yields the protein MSWMPLNHRINHLPMILAGPILRRTDPDGVTVWVALKEASKVTLKVYSTHEGKGEILDREILIGNRFTVQIGKYLHVVAVTAKPSKSDRLQPAQIYAYNIEFDNCELLQALISEPDFPNANISYFNHQLPTFAMPPDDLNNLKIVHGSCRKPHGGGKDALTILDDLILDTADRANDRPQQLFLTGDQIYGDDVADALLWALTDAGDTLLGWQEKLPLKEHLIDSDRYLNPSELKPGQRSDLARDYGGFTAMLINKPEKAKSHLFGLGEYYAMYLFVWSPVLWPQELPKPKDVHPNFQPDKLWEKEAFIVQGFGRDLWRVRRSLANVPTYMICDDHDISDDWYLNREWCNRVISKPLGRRTLQNGLLAYAIFQAWGNTPEKFQKEQLGEALLKNAEKWYLSDGKDIVAWDKLAKYLGIPDLNPQTKLPKFEEDEDHLILERNYVDEIQPIAWYYTIRSFKHEVIVLDTRTWRGYAKGDDKTTEPPMLLSHIAFEKQIKQPLQEQENTDSKVTLIVVPTNLVSLRIIDIVQETDLEKGRVFNSDAGDSWNFHEAAFSMLLAEMFKNRDRVIILSGDIHYSAAVRLSYWCNSHFGESSSSSNTPESSHVLAQLTSSAFKNAELSTQIAHTKAKSLFPEQPQYWAGWNKSPHLIEIQIIQEKVRTLDVQLPEKKPLVRQIGYMLGNHQVAWKIAIKDIQSLPDWRYRIEWIKRQKSQEPNWQKKQIFVNYSHSNNLKDIVSLLWRNRWFQEGEEVIGSGNISLVSFQWPENNDNKAVIQDVYWYPAWKPYSVVYSRYFVSLNLDNPPPPPRVIYP
- a CDS encoding pentapeptide repeat-containing protein gives rise to the protein MSEQKFDLASLAAKIEKLEQEQSAFKQHLLKLKRLLDNLIEEFKNRPELQQLESLQREFEELRNSVNGGAGASNVINTSKTEESVSVNPDDELDRINRELERIDRKLREEQIKQSLSNKSQSSLAASTDTKVVNIQPISEEVVANVVSNANLAVDENENISDSTENSEEPVMNVEEFLKRYKEGERDFTGINLAGVDLSGKSLVGINLNGANLQGSNLIETDLNDAWLIEVNFSNANLTKAKLQRTKLLDTNLSKANLTETSFYGANLTGADLSGANLSSARLESTNLTTANLSGSNLTKTYLVGANLTTSTLTSANLSGADLRSANLNGADLYKAKLTQANLSSTNLSGANLSEVSLVGVNFNGANLSGVNLSGVNICGGSFSSSNLSNANLTSTDLRGANLSYANLEKANLKAAKVTGVNLENAKLSGAIMPDGTTHE